In Pengzhenrongella sicca, a single genomic region encodes these proteins:
- a CDS encoding class F sortase, whose translation MPGPRSSRRPGRAPAWCAAASVALVLGAAVPGCAAEPSAPPADAASPAEASSAPPAPATSLSPSVSPTPSWITGEPPLGPSTPVELQIPSIGVTTTLMELGLRADGSMEVPPGGFPAGWYSGAPTPGEVGPAILAGHVDWSDGPGVFYRLGEVQPGDEVTVIREDGSAAVFRVSRAGRYPKDAFPTAEVYGDLDHAALRLITCGGTFDRAAGHYRDNVVVFAELAATRAAAAQP comes from the coding sequence GTGCCTGGCCCGCGCTCGAGCCGCCGCCCGGGTCGCGCGCCGGCCTGGTGCGCGGCCGCGTCGGTCGCGCTCGTCCTCGGCGCGGCCGTCCCCGGTTGCGCCGCGGAGCCGTCCGCGCCGCCCGCGGACGCCGCCTCGCCCGCCGAGGCGTCGTCGGCACCGCCCGCTCCCGCCACCTCCCTGTCGCCGAGCGTGTCGCCGACCCCGTCGTGGATCACGGGCGAGCCACCGCTCGGCCCGTCGACGCCGGTGGAGCTCCAGATCCCGTCGATCGGCGTCACCACCACCCTGATGGAGCTCGGGCTGCGTGCCGACGGGTCCATGGAGGTCCCGCCCGGGGGCTTTCCCGCCGGCTGGTACTCCGGGGCGCCGACGCCGGGCGAGGTCGGTCCCGCGATCCTCGCCGGCCACGTCGACTGGTCGGACGGCCCCGGGGTGTTCTACCGGCTCGGCGAGGTCCAGCCGGGCGACGAGGTCACGGTGATCCGCGAGGACGGCAGCGCCGCGGTCTTCCGCGTGAGTCGGGCGGGGCGATATCCGAAGGACGCCTTCCCGACAGCCGAGGTGTACGGAGACCTCGACCACGCGGCGCTGCGGCTGATCACCTGCGGCGGGACCTTCGACCGAGCGGCAGGGCACTATCGCGACAACGTCGTGGTGTTCGCCGAGCTCGCGGCGACCCGGGCTGCCGCGGCTCAGCCCTGA
- a CDS encoding DUF4349 domain-containing protein — MRRLVGPVVLSVLVAGLAAGCSATSTDGGDSAAPQGVEADSAGSGSLAQDAEAQAVTDPALAADATDRQVVTVGTVGIVAPDPTDAARQATALTEAAGGRVEGRTEQAASGDQGASAHLILRIPAARLTETLDAFAELGKVERLELSATDVTGQVQDLDARISALTVSVGRLEALLGAANTSTDLVELESALSGRQADLESMQAQRAGLADQVELTTITLDLTASPTVVVTSPRGFWTGLESGWNGLLATLAAVLIVTGVLLPWLAFVAVLGGAAFAVVRLVRRRRPAGPGGPVPVPATAGDLGDGGPGGPRPGQG, encoded by the coding sequence ATGAGACGTCTCGTCGGCCCGGTCGTGCTGTCTGTGCTGGTCGCCGGGCTTGCGGCCGGGTGCTCGGCGACCAGCACCGACGGCGGCGACTCGGCCGCTCCGCAGGGGGTCGAGGCCGACTCCGCGGGGTCCGGTTCGCTCGCGCAGGACGCCGAGGCGCAGGCGGTGACCGACCCCGCCCTGGCCGCCGACGCGACCGACCGTCAGGTCGTCACCGTCGGGACGGTCGGGATCGTCGCCCCGGACCCCACCGACGCCGCGCGGCAGGCGACCGCCCTGACCGAGGCCGCCGGCGGTCGCGTCGAGGGGCGCACCGAGCAGGCCGCCTCCGGTGACCAGGGCGCGAGCGCCCACCTCATCCTGCGGATCCCCGCCGCCCGGCTGACCGAGACGCTGGACGCGTTCGCGGAGCTCGGCAAGGTCGAGCGCCTCGAGCTCTCGGCCACCGACGTCACCGGTCAGGTGCAGGACCTCGACGCGCGGATCTCCGCCCTGACGGTCTCGGTCGGGCGCCTCGAGGCGCTGCTGGGCGCGGCGAACACGAGCACGGACCTGGTCGAGCTCGAGTCCGCGCTGTCCGGCCGGCAGGCGGACCTCGAGTCGATGCAGGCCCAGCGGGCCGGGCTGGCCGACCAGGTCGAGCTCACCACGATCACCCTCGACCTCACCGCGAGCCCGACCGTCGTCGTCACCAGCCCGCGCGGATTCTGGACGGGCCTAGAAAGCGGCTGGAACGGTCTCCTGGCGACGCTGGCGGCCGTGCTGATCGTCACGGGCGTCCTCCTGCCGTGGCTGGCCTTCGTCGCCGTGCTGGGCGGCGCGGCGTTCGCCGTCGTGCGGCTCGTGCGCCGTCGTCGCCCCGCCGGCCCGGGTGGACCCGTCCCGGTGCCAGCGACCGCCGGCGACCTCGGCGACGGCGGTCCGGGCGGGCCCCGCCCTGGTCAGGGCTGA
- a CDS encoding peptidylprolyl isomerase — translation MFATMHTTAGDIRIELFPNHAPKTVANFTGLATGTKAWTDPRTGAEKTEPLYAGVVFHRVIAGFMIQGGDPLGTGTGGPGYSFDDEIHPELGFTEPYLLAMANSGQRRDPVTGKAGGTNGSQFFISVAPTTWLTGKHTIFGKVADDASRAVVDAIASATTRPGDRPVEDIVLTTVTVED, via the coding sequence ATGTTCGCGACTATGCATACCACTGCCGGTGACATCCGCATCGAGCTCTTTCCCAACCACGCACCGAAGACGGTGGCCAACTTCACGGGCCTCGCCACGGGCACCAAGGCCTGGACGGACCCGCGCACGGGCGCGGAGAAGACCGAGCCCCTGTACGCCGGAGTGGTCTTCCACCGCGTGATCGCCGGCTTCATGATCCAGGGTGGCGACCCCCTCGGCACCGGAACGGGCGGCCCGGGCTACTCGTTCGACGACGAGATCCACCCTGAGCTCGGCTTCACGGAGCCATACCTGCTCGCGATGGCTAACTCGGGCCAGCGCCGCGACCCCGTCACGGGCAAGGCCGGCGGGACCAACGGCTCGCAGTTCTTCATCTCCGTCGCCCCGACCACCTGGCTCACCGGCAAGCACACGATCTTCGGCAAGGTCGCTGACGACGCGAGCCGCGCCGTCGTCGACGCCATCGCCAGCGCGACCACGCGCCCGGGCGACCGCCCGGTCGAGGACATCGTGCTCACCACGGTGACGGTCGAGGACTAG
- a CDS encoding rhomboid family intramembrane serine protease, whose translation MSTFDAAPPEPPPVCPRHPDRVSYVRCQRCGRPACPECQRPAAVGVHCVDCVREAARAVPATRTAFGGRARGGRPVATLTIIGLCVVSFVLQLLVPGWTSRWAFSPAAGEVEPIRFISSAFLHSEGNILHLGFNMYALYLVGPYLEHTLGRWRFVALYLLAAVGGSVGVLLLASPVVTATSFAWVSGVVGASGAVFGMFGAILVVLRRLGGDARQIVVLIGINAVLGFVVPGIAWQAHLGGLVTGLALGAAYAYSSRERRDLVAVVATVAMAVLLVGLALAKYASA comes from the coding sequence ATGTCGACGTTCGACGCAGCACCGCCGGAGCCGCCGCCGGTGTGCCCGCGCCACCCGGACCGCGTCTCGTACGTGCGGTGCCAGCGGTGCGGGCGCCCGGCCTGTCCCGAGTGCCAGCGCCCGGCCGCGGTGGGCGTGCACTGCGTCGACTGCGTCCGGGAGGCCGCCCGCGCGGTGCCCGCCACCCGTACCGCCTTCGGCGGACGGGCGCGCGGGGGCCGGCCGGTCGCGACGCTGACGATCATCGGGCTCTGCGTCGTCAGCTTCGTGCTCCAGTTGCTCGTGCCGGGCTGGACCTCGCGCTGGGCCTTCTCCCCGGCCGCGGGAGAGGTCGAGCCGATCAGGTTCATCTCGTCGGCCTTCCTGCACTCCGAGGGCAACATCCTGCACCTCGGGTTCAACATGTACGCGCTCTACCTCGTCGGCCCGTACCTCGAGCACACGTTGGGCCGGTGGCGCTTCGTCGCGCTCTACCTGCTCGCCGCAGTGGGCGGCTCGGTGGGTGTGCTGCTGCTCGCCTCCCCGGTGGTGACCGCGACGAGCTTCGCCTGGGTGTCCGGCGTCGTCGGTGCCTCGGGTGCCGTGTTCGGCATGTTCGGCGCCATCCTCGTCGTGCTGCGCCGGCTCGGGGGCGACGCTCGGCAGATCGTCGTGCTCATCGGGATCAACGCCGTGCTCGGGTTCGTCGTGCCGGGCATCGCCTGGCAGGCCCACCTCGGGGGGCTCGTCACCGGCCTCGCGCTGGGTGCGGCGTACGCCTACTCGTCGCGCGAGCGCCGGGACCTGGTGGCCGTCGTGGCCACGGTCGCGATGGCGGTGCTCCTGGTCGGGCTCGCCCTGGCCAAGTACGCGAGCGCCTGA
- a CDS encoding cell division protein CrgA, whose amino-acid sequence MPESRSRKKAAYVPPPAKAAPVTNPGWLVPVMVTLMVLGLLWIVATYMFQSAYPIPGIGQWNLAIGFVLIIAGFSLTTRWH is encoded by the coding sequence GTGCCTGAGTCTAGGTCGCGGAAGAAAGCCGCATACGTTCCGCCGCCCGCCAAGGCGGCGCCGGTGACCAACCCGGGCTGGCTCGTGCCGGTCATGGTCACACTCATGGTGCTCGGCCTGCTGTGGATCGTTGCCACCTACATGTTCCAGTCGGCCTACCCGATCCCCGGGATCGGCCAGTGGAACCTGGCCATCGGGTTCGTGCTGATCATCGCCGGCTTCAGCCTCACGACCCGCTGGCACTGA
- a CDS encoding DUF881 domain-containing protein: MSHHPGHRPARRLRGTASVGLVLALAGLLFTANAKLAAGQETRHPADLGELAAVESDRVETLAGEVDALRAEVEELTSEQSVALDTGEPELVGRIALAAGRTPVTGPGLTVRLTDAPADGSQPEWAGPDDLVVHQQDMQAVINALWAGGAEAMALQDQRVTATTAFRCVGNVLSLGGRLYSPPYEVRAIGDPKQLRAALLADPEIQRYLEYVDAVGLGWSVDASDDLTLPGTEGGSTLEFATVPAGTVVFPGARALS; this comes from the coding sequence GTGAGCCATCACCCGGGGCACCGGCCCGCCCGCCGGTTGCGGGGGACCGCCTCCGTCGGCCTCGTGCTCGCCCTCGCCGGGCTGCTCTTCACCGCGAACGCCAAGCTCGCGGCGGGCCAGGAGACGCGCCACCCCGCGGACCTCGGGGAGCTGGCGGCAGTCGAGTCGGACCGGGTGGAGACCCTCGCGGGCGAGGTCGACGCGCTGCGTGCCGAGGTCGAGGAGCTCACGAGCGAGCAGTCCGTGGCGCTCGACACGGGGGAGCCGGAGCTGGTCGGGCGCATCGCGCTCGCCGCCGGCCGGACGCCCGTGACCGGGCCCGGCCTCACCGTGCGCCTGACGGACGCCCCGGCGGACGGCTCCCAGCCCGAGTGGGCCGGCCCGGATGACCTGGTCGTCCACCAGCAGGACATGCAGGCCGTGATCAATGCGTTGTGGGCCGGTGGCGCCGAGGCGATGGCGCTGCAGGACCAGCGGGTCACGGCGACGACGGCCTTCCGGTGCGTCGGCAACGTCCTGTCCCTCGGTGGCCGGCTCTACTCGCCGCCGTACGAGGTGCGCGCGATCGGTGACCCCAAGCAGTTGCGCGCCGCGCTGCTCGCGGACCCCGAGATCCAGCGGTACCTGGAGTACGTCGACGCCGTCGGGCTCGGCTGGTCGGTCGACGCGTCCGACGACCTCACCCTGCCGGGCACCGAGGGCGGCTCGACGCTCGAGTTCGCGACGGTGCCCGCCGGGACGGTCGTGTTCCCCGGCGCGCGGGCGCTGTCATGA
- a CDS encoding class E sortase, whose product MTVEAAPRGERRRSPGGRRGRRLGLDVTGVVGELMVTAGVFLLAFVAWQLWWTDVEGNRAQAEIVESLDWAPVPTAEPAAPAVDPRRDAPPVLAEPEHAVTFATLLVPRWGADYERPVSEGVDRAGVLDPLGIGHYPGTAMAGDVGNFSISGHRTTYGKPFNRITELVEGDAVVVRTADTWYVYRVTTTEIVSPSDVRVIGPVPADPAAVATERLITLTTCHPMYSAQQRYVVHGVLDYWLPTTAGFPVEITGGA is encoded by the coding sequence ATGACGGTCGAGGCGGCCCCGCGCGGGGAGCGCCGCCGATCGCCCGGCGGCAGGCGCGGGCGGCGGCTCGGGCTGGACGTGACCGGCGTCGTCGGCGAGCTCATGGTCACGGCCGGGGTGTTCCTGCTCGCGTTCGTCGCGTGGCAGCTGTGGTGGACCGACGTCGAGGGCAACCGCGCCCAGGCGGAAATCGTCGAGAGCCTCGACTGGGCGCCGGTGCCGACGGCCGAGCCGGCGGCGCCGGCGGTCGACCCCCGCCGGGACGCGCCGCCAGTGCTCGCCGAGCCCGAGCACGCGGTCACCTTCGCGACGCTGCTCGTGCCGCGGTGGGGCGCCGACTACGAGCGGCCCGTGAGCGAGGGCGTCGACCGGGCCGGGGTGCTGGACCCGCTGGGGATCGGGCACTACCCGGGGACGGCGATGGCCGGGGACGTCGGGAACTTCTCGATCTCCGGGCACCGGACCACCTACGGCAAGCCGTTCAATCGGATCACGGAGCTCGTCGAGGGCGACGCGGTCGTGGTCCGCACGGCCGACACCTGGTACGTCTACCGCGTCACGACGACCGAGATCGTCAGCCCGAGCGACGTGCGCGTGATCGGCCCGGTCCCCGCCGATCCCGCCGCCGTCGCGACCGAGCGGCTCATCACGCTCACGACCTGCCACCCGATGTACTCGGCGCAGCAGCGGTACGTCGTGCACGGCGTGCTGGACTACTGGCTCCCGACCACCGCGGGGTTCCCGGTCGAGATCACCGGAGGCGCATGA
- a CDS encoding aminodeoxychorismate/anthranilate synthase component II yields the protein MTKILVVDNYDSFVYTIVGYLAQLGAEAVVVRNDAVPPATERAAYDGVLISPGPGAPADAGQSMQVIRDCAASGTPMLGVCLGHQALGEVFGGIVTHAPELMHGKTSRVEHDGAGVLAGLPDPFTATRYHSLAVVTGTISAELEVTASVSSAYGPIIMGLQHRTLPLHGVQFHPESVLTEGGHRLLANWLAICGEADAVERSAGLHPLVRG from the coding sequence GTGACGAAGATCCTGGTCGTCGACAACTACGACTCGTTCGTCTACACGATCGTGGGCTACCTCGCGCAGCTCGGGGCCGAGGCGGTCGTGGTCCGCAACGACGCGGTCCCGCCCGCGACCGAACGCGCGGCCTACGACGGCGTGCTCATCTCGCCCGGGCCCGGCGCCCCCGCCGACGCGGGCCAGAGCATGCAGGTCATCCGCGACTGCGCGGCGTCGGGCACCCCGATGCTGGGGGTCTGCCTCGGTCACCAGGCGCTCGGCGAGGTGTTCGGGGGAATCGTCACCCACGCCCCCGAGCTCATGCACGGCAAGACGAGCCGGGTCGAGCACGACGGCGCCGGCGTGCTCGCCGGGCTACCCGATCCGTTCACCGCGACGCGCTACCACTCGCTCGCCGTCGTGACCGGCACGATCTCGGCCGAGCTCGAGGTCACCGCGAGCGTCTCGTCGGCGTACGGGCCGATCATCATGGGCCTGCAGCACCGGACGCTCCCGCTGCACGGCGTCCAGTTCCACCCCGAGTCGGTGCTCACCGAGGGTGGGCACCGACTCCTGGCGAACTGGCTCGCGATCTGCGGCGAGGCCGACGCCGTCGAGCGCTCGGCGGGCCTGCACCCGCTCGTGCGGGGCTGA
- the pknB gene encoding Stk1 family PASTA domain-containing Ser/Thr kinase produces the protein MVDDAPRILANRYEVGDLIGRGGMAEVHIGHDTRLGRTVAIKILRSDLARDPSFQARFRREAQASASLNHPSIVAVYDTGEDITTDANGTSTHAPFIVMEYVEGHTVRDILRDGQAVPIEEAVEITAGVLSALGYSHHAGIVHRDIKPANVMLTPTGAVKVMDFGIARAIADSAATMTQTQAVIGTAQYLSPEQARGEQVDARSDLYSTGCLLFELLTGRPPFMGDSPVAVAYQHVREPAPTPSSLASDVPESLDRITLKALAKDRDNRYSTAAEFRSDLESAVRGGTVTAPAIGVLAAAALADAAAGQATQVLAPMTGQTQIVPTGSPAWGSTQAGATPGEPPATATAPEEDEPRRRGLMWTLIAIAVAAIIGIVALVYANGRSGEADVEQVTVPNLTSQTQEAAFAALTELGLTPVRQAEASDSVAVDAVTRTDPADGELVDVGASVDVWISTGPEQIAVPDVTGQNQDQARASLEDAGLAAGNVQTENVPVDAGDVTKTDPVAGTAVAAGSRVTIFVASGQVDLPSLVGMSRVDALAKLQELKLNSNTNTVESSEALDTIIAQDRTPGLVQQGTTITLNVAIAPTTATIPADLVGKTYEDAAAQLSALGLVPARVEAASDVQPKGSVVSSNPTKGTVVELGSTVTLTVSNTEQATPPPAAGAAAATVTR, from the coding sequence GTGGTGGACGACGCACCCCGGATCCTCGCCAACCGGTACGAGGTTGGCGACCTCATCGGGCGCGGTGGCATGGCCGAGGTTCACATCGGCCACGACACCCGCCTGGGACGGACCGTAGCGATCAAGATCCTGCGGTCCGATCTTGCCCGCGACCCCTCCTTCCAGGCCCGGTTCCGGCGCGAGGCGCAGGCCTCCGCGTCGCTGAACCACCCGTCGATCGTCGCGGTCTACGACACGGGCGAAGACATCACCACGGACGCGAACGGCACGAGCACGCACGCGCCGTTCATCGTCATGGAGTACGTCGAGGGCCACACCGTCCGCGACATCCTCCGCGACGGTCAGGCCGTGCCGATCGAGGAGGCCGTCGAGATCACGGCGGGCGTCCTGTCGGCCCTCGGCTACTCCCACCACGCCGGCATCGTGCACCGCGACATCAAGCCCGCGAACGTGATGCTCACGCCCACCGGCGCGGTCAAGGTCATGGACTTCGGCATCGCGCGCGCGATCGCCGACTCAGCCGCGACCATGACGCAGACGCAGGCCGTCATCGGCACCGCGCAGTACCTGTCCCCCGAGCAGGCGCGCGGCGAGCAGGTCGACGCGCGCAGCGACCTGTACTCGACCGGTTGCCTGCTCTTCGAGCTGCTCACCGGGCGGCCGCCGTTCATGGGCGACTCCCCCGTCGCCGTCGCGTACCAGCACGTGCGCGAGCCCGCGCCGACCCCGAGCTCGCTGGCCTCCGACGTCCCCGAGTCCCTCGACCGGATCACGCTCAAGGCGCTCGCCAAGGACCGCGACAACCGGTACAGCACGGCCGCCGAGTTCCGCTCCGACCTCGAGTCCGCCGTCCGCGGCGGCACGGTCACCGCGCCCGCGATCGGCGTCCTCGCGGCCGCCGCCCTCGCCGACGCCGCGGCCGGACAGGCGACCCAGGTGCTCGCCCCGATGACCGGGCAGACCCAGATCGTCCCGACCGGCTCGCCCGCATGGGGCTCGACGCAGGCCGGCGCGACGCCAGGGGAACCGCCCGCCACGGCCACCGCGCCGGAGGAGGACGAGCCGCGGCGCCGGGGGCTGATGTGGACCCTCATCGCGATCGCCGTCGCCGCCATCATCGGCATCGTCGCGCTGGTCTACGCCAACGGGCGCTCCGGCGAGGCCGACGTCGAGCAGGTCACCGTCCCGAACCTGACCAGCCAGACCCAGGAGGCGGCCTTCGCCGCACTCACCGAGCTGGGCCTGACCCCCGTGCGCCAGGCGGAGGCGAGCGACTCCGTCGCGGTCGACGCCGTGACCCGCACCGATCCCGCCGACGGCGAGCTCGTGGACGTCGGCGCGAGCGTCGACGTCTGGATCTCGACCGGGCCGGAACAGATCGCCGTGCCCGACGTCACCGGCCAGAACCAGGACCAGGCTCGGGCCTCCCTGGAGGACGCCGGGCTGGCCGCCGGGAACGTGCAGACCGAGAACGTCCCGGTCGACGCCGGAGACGTCACCAAGACCGATCCCGTCGCGGGCACGGCCGTCGCGGCCGGTAGCCGCGTGACGATCTTCGTGGCATCGGGGCAGGTGGACCTGCCCAGCCTGGTCGGGATGTCGCGGGTCGACGCGTTGGCCAAGCTGCAGGAGCTCAAGCTGAACTCCAACACGAACACCGTGGAGTCCAGCGAGGCCCTCGACACCATCATCGCCCAGGACCGCACCCCGGGGCTCGTGCAGCAGGGCACGACGATCACGCTGAACGTCGCGATCGCGCCGACCACCGCGACGATCCCGGCCGACCTGGTCGGCAAGACCTACGAGGACGCGGCCGCGCAGCTCAGCGCCCTCGGGCTCGTCCCGGCCAGGGTGGAGGCCGCTAGCGACGTGCAGCCGAAGGGCTCGGTCGTCTCATCGAACCCGACCAAGGGCACCGTCGTCGAGCTCGGGTCCACGGTCACGCTCACCGTGTCGAACACCGAACAGGCGACGCCCCCTCCCGCGGCCGGCGCCGCCGCGGCGACGGTCACGAGGTAG
- a CDS encoding protein kinase domain-containing protein, translating into MKPVQGLTLGDRYRLEQQLAVGGMGEVWVARDDALAREVAVKVLREEFAGDSGFLARFRVEARNSASLSHPNIAQLYDYGEQDGSAYLVMELVEGEPMSDLLEREPVLPARTVLPILAQTARALEAAHRAGLVHRDVKPGNILLDRAGRVKITDFGVSRAADQAPLTATGMVMGTAQYLSPEQAVGRPATPASDLYSLGIVAFESLVGRRPFTGPSAVDIAISHVNDPVPPLPRQLDPALAALVLALLAKEPADRPGSARELAESFDALVPRTPPSGVPAVAPAPAPPSSGGRPTTPPPSYPPGGRAAGSRASAAPAATRGRATTGRRFGRLGRLTWPLLALLLLLIALLGAKLADTLMGPNPGTESSTTVDTTSFHPREQSLEPAAIGGMITARVPTGPPVVAGTTTAKDA; encoded by the coding sequence GTGAAGCCGGTCCAGGGCCTGACGCTCGGCGACCGCTACCGGCTCGAGCAGCAGCTCGCCGTCGGCGGCATGGGCGAGGTCTGGGTCGCGCGCGACGACGCCCTCGCGCGTGAGGTCGCGGTCAAGGTGCTGCGCGAGGAGTTCGCCGGCGATTCCGGCTTCCTGGCGCGCTTCCGGGTCGAGGCGCGCAACTCGGCGTCCCTGTCCCACCCGAACATCGCCCAGCTGTACGACTACGGCGAGCAGGACGGGTCGGCCTACCTCGTGATGGAGCTCGTCGAGGGCGAGCCGATGAGCGACCTGCTCGAGCGCGAGCCGGTCCTGCCGGCGCGCACGGTCCTACCGATCCTGGCGCAGACCGCCCGTGCCCTCGAGGCCGCCCACCGGGCCGGCCTCGTGCACCGAGACGTCAAACCCGGGAACATCCTGCTCGACCGCGCCGGCCGCGTGAAGATCACGGACTTCGGGGTCTCCCGCGCCGCCGACCAGGCGCCGCTGACCGCGACCGGCATGGTCATGGGCACCGCGCAGTACCTGTCCCCCGAGCAGGCCGTCGGGCGACCCGCCACCCCGGCCTCCGACCTGTACTCGCTCGGGATCGTGGCCTTCGAGTCGCTCGTCGGGCGCCGGCCCTTCACCGGGCCGAGTGCCGTCGACATCGCGATCTCGCACGTCAACGATCCGGTGCCGCCGCTGCCACGCCAGCTCGACCCCGCGCTGGCGGCCCTCGTGCTCGCGCTGCTCGCGAAGGAGCCGGCGGACCGGCCGGGGTCCGCGCGCGAGCTCGCGGAGTCGTTCGACGCGCTCGTGCCCCGCACGCCGCCGTCCGGGGTGCCGGCTGTCGCGCCTGCACCCGCGCCGCCGTCGAGCGGGGGCCGGCCGACGACACCGCCGCCGTCCTACCCTCCGGGCGGGCGCGCGGCGGGTTCCCGCGCGAGCGCCGCGCCCGCCGCCACGCGCGGCCGGGCCACCACCGGGCGGCGGTTTGGCCGGCTCGGGCGGCTCACCTGGCCGCTCCTGGCACTGCTCCTGCTGCTCATCGCGCTGCTTGGAGCGAAATTGGCCGATACGCTCATGGGGCCGAACCCCGGCACCGAGTCCTCGACAACCGTGGACACGACGTCGTTCCACCCGCGCGAGCAATCCCTGGAACCCGCCGCAATCGGTGGGATGATCACAGCACGCGTGCCGACCGGACCCCCGGTCGTCGCGGGCACAACGACAGCTAAGGACGCGTAG
- a CDS encoding peptidoglycan D,D-transpeptidase FtsI family protein — translation MNTPLRRISIVVVTMFIALMGAATWTQYVRAPALNDDPRNVRTLYREFDNSRGPIVIGGEPVAASTPSGDAFGYQRSYTNGPLFAHVTGFYSVVYSRTGIEREENDFLTGTADSLFLSRIQDLFTGRQPQGSSVELTIDPAVQQAAWDALGDQRGAVVALDPTTGAILALVSKPSFDPNALAGHSTPAVNEAYRALEADPASPLINRVTRETYPPGSTFKLVTAAAALEAGLTPDTQVAAPQTLPLPGSSSSIPNFGGEACGPGATVSLAEALRISCNTAFAQLGIDVGADALQAQAEAFGFGAELDIPLPVVASEYPLPPDDALTAISAIGQWDVRATPLQMALVSAAIANGGTTMTPYLVQTVRNPDLEVVQEATPTKLGTAVSASTAAALRDMMVDVVDNGTGSAAQISGVRVAGKTGTAQTTDDAAPHAWFTAFAPADAPRVAVAVIVENGGSQGSEATGGRVAAPIAKAVIEAVLAQ, via the coding sequence ATGAACACCCCGCTGCGCCGCATCTCGATCGTCGTGGTCACGATGTTCATCGCGCTCATGGGCGCGGCCACCTGGACGCAGTACGTCCGCGCGCCTGCGCTCAACGACGACCCGCGCAACGTCCGGACGCTGTACCGCGAGTTCGACAACTCCCGCGGCCCCATCGTCATCGGCGGCGAGCCCGTCGCGGCGTCGACGCCGTCGGGCGACGCCTTCGGGTACCAACGCAGCTACACGAACGGCCCACTGTTCGCCCACGTGACGGGGTTCTACTCGGTCGTCTACAGCCGGACCGGGATCGAGCGGGAGGAGAACGACTTCCTCACCGGCACGGCGGACTCCCTATTCCTCTCGCGGATCCAGGACCTGTTCACGGGCCGCCAGCCCCAGGGCTCGTCGGTCGAGCTCACGATCGACCCCGCGGTCCAGCAGGCGGCCTGGGACGCGCTGGGAGACCAGCGCGGCGCCGTCGTCGCGCTCGACCCCACGACCGGGGCGATCCTCGCGCTGGTGTCGAAGCCCAGCTTCGACCCGAACGCGCTCGCCGGGCACTCGACGCCGGCCGTCAACGAGGCCTACCGCGCACTCGAGGCCGACCCCGCGAGCCCTCTGATCAACCGGGTCACGCGGGAGACCTACCCGCCCGGCTCCACCTTCAAGCTCGTCACCGCCGCCGCAGCCCTCGAGGCCGGCCTGACCCCCGACACGCAGGTCGCGGCTCCGCAGACCCTCCCACTGCCCGGCTCCAGCTCCTCGATCCCAAACTTTGGCGGCGAGGCCTGCGGCCCGGGGGCGACGGTGTCCCTCGCCGAGGCCTTGCGCATCTCGTGCAACACCGCCTTCGCCCAGCTCGGCATCGACGTCGGCGCCGACGCGCTGCAGGCGCAGGCCGAGGCGTTCGGATTCGGCGCCGAGCTCGACATCCCGCTGCCCGTCGTGGCGAGCGAGTACCCGCTCCCGCCCGACGACGCCCTGACCGCCATCTCGGCGATCGGCCAGTGGGACGTGCGGGCGACCCCGCTGCAGATGGCCCTCGTCTCGGCCGCGATCGCCAACGGCGGCACCACCATGACGCCGTACCTCGTCCAGACCGTGCGCAACCCCGACCTCGAGGTCGTCCAGGAGGCCACGCCGACGAAGCTCGGCACCGCGGTCTCGGCGTCCACCGCCGCGGCGCTGCGGGACATGATGGTCGACGTCGTCGACAACGGCACGGGCTCGGCGGCCCAGATCTCAGGCGTCCGGGTCGCGGGTAAGACGGGCACCGCGCAGACCACCGACGACGCCGCGCCGCACGCCTGGTTCACGGCGTTCGCCCCGGCGGACGCCCCGCGCGTCGCGGTCGCGGTGATCGTCGAGAACGGCGGGAGCCAGGGCAGCGAGGCGACCGGGGGCCGCGTCGCGGCGCCCATCGCGAAGGCCGTCATCGAGGCGGTGCTCGCCCAGTGA